The Parus major isolate Abel chromosome Z, Parus_major1.1, whole genome shotgun sequence genome has a window encoding:
- the LOC107215965 gene encoding avidin-like, translated as MGGGAFILVLAVALAENVAPAERKCQLSGLWRNDQDSLMEISVLRDNGDFQGQYLTRVTLSEGCAQISRLRGAQQQLGEEGWPTFGFTVSWDKFSNATTTFVGQCFVDAGGKETLSTMWLLREAVGSLEEDWKATRVGRNVFTRKRTTKGKILANLSPPCEAVPSPAP; from the exons ATGGGGGGCGGCGCTTTCATCCTGGTCCTCGCCGTGGCCCTGGCAGAGAATGTTGCTCCTGCAGAGAGGAAG TGCCAGCTCAGCGGACTGTGGAGGAATGACCAGGACTCACTGATGGAGATTTCGGTGTTGAGGGACAACGGGGACTTCCAAGGACAATACCTCACCCGAGTCACCCTCTCTGAGGGCTGTGCCCAAATCTCCCGCCTGAGgggtgcccagcagcagcttggagAGGAGGGCTGGCCCACCTTTGGCTTCACTGTGAGCTGGGATAAGTTCTCCA ATGCCACCACCACCTTTGTGGGGCAATGCTTTGTGGATGCAGGTGGAAAGGAGACGCTGAGCACCATGTGGCTGCTGCGCGAAGCTGTCGGGTCCCTTGAGGAGGACTGGAAAGCCACAAG GGTGGGCAGAAATGTCTTCACACGCAAACGCACCACAAAAGGAAAGATCCTGGCGAACTTGTCCCCTCCCTGTGAGGCTGTGCCTTCACCAGCCCCATGA
- the LOC107216004 gene encoding avidin-like: protein MGRSAFALVLVLALAVCVAPVERKCLLSGSWRCDTGCRMVVYTLDKDGRFSGFYLPRPPAGDSQLLTSPLEGSQQDIGLVPQPIFFFTVNWRLRDSEAARTTVFLGQCYVDTKGEETLHALWLLREAADSPAEDWKATRIGTSIFTRIK from the exons ATGGGGAGAAGTGCTTTTGCCCTGGTCCTTGTCCTTGCCCTGGCAGTGTGTGTTGCCCCTGTGGAGAGAAAG TGCCTTCTCTCTGGGTCGTGGCGGTGCGACACCGGCTGCCGGATGGTTGTGTACACCTTGGACAAGGACGGCAGATTCTCCGGTTTTTACCTGCCGAGACCTCCTGCTGGTGACTCGCAGCTCCTCACCTCACCACTGGAGGGGTCCCAGCAAGACATAGGGCTGGTCCCGCAGCCCATCTTCTTCTTCACCGTGAACTGGCGGCTCCGAG ACTCAGAGGCTGCCCGGACAACTGTCTTCCTGGGCCAGTGCTATGTGGACACCAAGGGGGAGGAGACCCTGCATGCTCTGTGGCTCCTGCGAGAGGCAGCCGACAGTCCTGCAGAGGACTGGAAAGCCACCCG GATTGGCACCAGCATCTTCACACGGATAAAATAA